In one Rhodothermaceae bacterium genomic region, the following are encoded:
- a CDS encoding class II fumarate hydratase translates to MSDFRIEKDSLGDVHVPSDAIYGAQTQRAVDNFPISGQRMPRAFIRALGQIKRAAAKANADMGMLERSVADAISKSAEGVIAGDLDDQFPIDVYQTGSGTSSNMNANEVIARLATEMLAGQSVHPNDQVNMCQSSNDVIPTSIQVAAACEIEDHLIPALTRLEQALQEKSQDFDDVVKSARTHLMDATPITMGQEFGGYAMQVTRGISRIRVGQAELCEVPLGGTATGSGINRHLEFPERTLAYVSEATGVTFREAEDHFEAQSARDAVVSASGALNTVAVSLMKIANDIRILSSGPTSGISEISLKPLQPGSSIMPGKVNPVLCEAMMMVCARVMGNHTTLTVCGQHGNLELNVMMPVMAIALLESIELLAGASNAFVDKCLSGLEANRERCKELLELNPSLATALNSAIGYDMAAKIAKEAVASGRTVREVVREMNILDEKTLDALLDVRNMTQPGIPGGQ, encoded by the coding sequence ATGAGTGACTTTCGAATTGAAAAAGATTCTTTGGGAGACGTTCATGTCCCATCCGATGCAATCTATGGGGCACAGACCCAGCGGGCCGTAGATAACTTCCCGATCAGCGGACAACGCATGCCTCGTGCATTCATCCGGGCACTAGGACAAATCAAACGCGCTGCGGCAAAGGCGAATGCAGATATGGGTATGCTGGAAAGATCAGTGGCTGATGCCATCAGTAAATCAGCAGAGGGTGTGATTGCTGGTGACCTCGACGATCAATTCCCAATTGATGTTTACCAGACAGGAAGCGGTACCTCCAGTAATATGAATGCAAACGAGGTCATCGCCCGGTTGGCCACCGAAATGCTTGCAGGTCAAAGCGTTCACCCCAATGATCAGGTGAACATGTGCCAGTCCTCTAATGACGTGATTCCCACCTCTATACAGGTTGCTGCTGCATGTGAAATTGAAGATCATCTCATACCCGCTCTCACCCGGCTAGAGCAGGCATTGCAGGAAAAGAGTCAGGACTTTGATGATGTGGTCAAGAGTGCGCGCACACACCTGATGGACGCGACTCCCATCACGATGGGGCAGGAATTCGGCGGGTATGCCATGCAAGTGACGCGTGGAATCAGTCGTATCCGGGTAGGACAGGCTGAGCTGTGTGAAGTACCCCTGGGGGGGACAGCAACAGGATCTGGCATTAATCGCCACTTGGAATTCCCCGAACGAACGCTCGCCTATGTCAGCGAAGCAACCGGGGTTACCTTTCGGGAAGCTGAAGACCACTTTGAAGCTCAGTCTGCACGAGATGCCGTTGTGTCCGCATCCGGCGCACTCAATACCGTCGCGGTTTCGCTCATGAAGATTGCTAACGACATCCGAATCCTCTCAAGCGGGCCTACCAGCGGTATTTCCGAAATTTCCCTTAAACCCCTCCAGCCTGGTTCTTCAATCATGCCGGGGAAAGTGAATCCAGTACTCTGTGAAGCGATGATGATGGTCTGTGCACGGGTGATGGGCAATCATACAACCCTGACGGTTTGCGGGCAACATGGAAACCTGGAATTGAACGTGATGATGCCGGTCATGGCCATCGCGCTTCTGGAAAGTATCGAACTGCTCGCCGGTGCGAGCAATGCATTTGTTGATAAATGTTTGTCCGGACTGGAAGCCAACCGCGAACGATGCAAAGAACTTTTGGAGTTGAACCCATCCCTGGCTACGGCACTCAACAGTGCGATTGGGTATGATATGGCAGCCAAGATTGCCAAAGAAGCGGTCGCTTCCGGGCGCACTGTGCGGGAGGTTGTTCGTGAGATGAATATCCTGGACGAAAAGACACTAGATGCGCTACTTGACGTGCGAAATATGACACAACCTGGCATTCCTGGCGGTCAATAA
- a CDS encoding WG repeat-containing protein: MHLLLFQCSRFAICALLGCVIVFDHLAYGQENTMYPILEDGQFGFINYSGEVIIEPKYSGAKISSEGLAAIRSGYLWGFTDREDSVHIAPQFSSVFPFSDGIARVQSGQYWSFIDRNGEPITDEYFTSALDFSDGLAPVRVRSGTVAGLEPKWGYIDREGEMVVPDKFVRALPFSDAVAAVEVVRKVFVVSINTRWGLLAPDGSWVVEPEFHSMRNPSEGLALARKGRRRGFIDSTGTFVLELDYEQIFSFKENRARVSKGGLWGFVDRAGKVVVEPGYQRADDFSNGRALVLTGDGYGFIDSTGTMVIPPRYERAASFDQGLAWVTLEGQSGYIDTTGIFVWREDE; encoded by the coding sequence ATGCATTTGCTCTTGTTCCAGTGCAGTAGGTTCGCTATTTGTGCACTACTTGGTTGCGTAATTGTATTCGATCATCTGGCTTATGGCCAGGAGAATACCATGTATCCAATCCTGGAGGATGGTCAATTTGGGTTTATTAACTACAGTGGCGAAGTCATTATTGAGCCGAAGTATAGCGGGGCAAAAATATCATCCGAAGGGCTTGCTGCGATAAGATCCGGCTATTTGTGGGGATTTACTGATAGGGAAGACTCGGTACATATTGCTCCGCAGTTCTCATCGGTCTTCCCATTTTCAGATGGGATTGCCCGCGTTCAGTCTGGTCAGTACTGGAGTTTTATTGACAGGAATGGGGAGCCGATTACGGATGAGTATTTTACTTCAGCATTGGATTTTAGTGACGGGTTGGCCCCAGTGCGTGTACGGTCTGGTACGGTTGCTGGGCTTGAACCCAAGTGGGGATATATTGACCGGGAAGGTGAGATGGTTGTGCCAGATAAATTCGTTCGTGCACTACCATTCTCTGACGCAGTGGCAGCGGTTGAAGTGGTTCGGAAGGTTTTCGTGGTAAGCATTAATACGCGTTGGGGATTACTTGCTCCAGATGGTTCATGGGTTGTTGAGCCGGAATTCCATTCCATGCGGAATCCATCAGAAGGTCTTGCTCTTGCCCGCAAGGGCAGACGGCGTGGATTCATTGATTCCACTGGGACATTTGTATTGGAACTGGACTACGAGCAGATATTTTCTTTCAAAGAAAATCGGGCTCGTGTGAGTAAAGGGGGTTTATGGGGATTCGTTGACCGTGCGGGTAAAGTCGTTGTTGAGCCTGGTTACCAGAGGGCAGACGATTTTTCGAATGGGCGGGCATTGGTATTGACGGGGGATGGATATGGGTTCATTGATTCAACAGGAACTATGGTTATTCCACCACGATACGAGAGAGCCGCTTCATTTGACCAGGGACTCGCCTGGGTAACTTTGGAAGGGCAGTCAGGATATATTGATACCACGGGAATATTTGTCTGGCGAGAGGATGAGTGA
- a CDS encoding pantoate--beta-alanine ligase has translation MKIIRTVAEMQAHADQKRMEGRTLALVPTMGSLHEGHLSLVRRAKAEADHVTVSIFVNPTQFGPNEDFEAYPRNFQRDCELLEEVGGVSTIFAPDEVTLYPEGSDQQRVWVTCPEMSRQLCGKYRPGHFEGVLTVVMKLFAACKPHIVVFGLKDIQQYILLKQMVQDLALDIKVIGGETVREPNGLAYSSRNEYLTADERSQASVISKAINSAARMIEDGEENPMAVTGLIQEMIHSVPQAKLQYAEIVTASKLGPVEQFTPGLQVIVAVAVYFRHIRLIDNAFALVPVQ, from the coding sequence GTGAAGATCATTCGGACAGTTGCGGAAATGCAGGCACACGCCGACCAAAAGCGCATGGAGGGACGTACACTGGCATTAGTTCCAACCATGGGCAGCCTGCATGAGGGGCACTTATCCCTGGTACGGCGTGCAAAGGCTGAAGCAGATCACGTCACGGTATCTATCTTTGTCAATCCAACACAGTTTGGGCCTAATGAAGATTTTGAAGCCTACCCGCGCAATTTTCAGAGGGACTGCGAATTACTGGAAGAGGTCGGTGGGGTCAGCACCATCTTTGCCCCCGACGAAGTAACGCTTTATCCCGAGGGATCCGACCAACAGCGTGTGTGGGTGACCTGCCCGGAAATGTCACGGCAACTGTGTGGAAAATATAGACCGGGTCACTTTGAAGGAGTCCTGACGGTGGTCATGAAACTGTTCGCTGCGTGCAAGCCTCACATTGTTGTGTTTGGACTCAAGGACATTCAGCAGTATATATTACTGAAGCAGATGGTTCAGGATTTGGCACTGGACATTAAAGTTATTGGGGGAGAAACCGTTCGTGAACCCAACGGTCTGGCGTATTCTTCACGCAATGAATACCTCACCGCAGATGAGCGCAGCCAGGCAAGTGTAATTTCGAAGGCCATCAACTCGGCGGCCCGGATGATTGAAGATGGGGAAGAAAACCCAATGGCCGTAACCGGTTTGATACAGGAAATGATTCACTCTGTACCACAGGCAAAACTGCAGTATGCAGAGATCGTGACAGCCAGTAAACTGGGACCGGTTGAACAATTCACGCCGGGTCTCCAAGTGATTGTCGCGGTTGCGGTGTATTTTCGGCATATTCGTCTAATTGACAATGCATTTGCTCTTGTTCCAGTGCAGTAG